The nucleotide window ccctgccagggagggggcagccacagctgctctgggcagcctctgccagtgtctcaccaccctcattgtagaaaatttcttccttacatctagcCTAATTCAACcctctttagtttaaaaccattaccccttgtcctatcgcagCAGGCCCTGATAAAGgtccttcccatctttcctgtagccccccttAAGTATTGAAAGACCAcaataaggtctccttggagccttctctcctccaggctgaacaactccaactctctcagccttttttcataGCAGAGGTGTTCATCCCTCtgttcatctttgtggccctcctctcgACCTGTTGCAACAGGCCCATATCTTTCCTGTGCTGTAACATAACTGCTGTAACAATCTTACATCttaaaaatgggtaaaaaataatttttctatttcataCAAGGGTTAAAAGGCTGTTGTGAGACGTTCAATTTATTGGTTCGCATAGGTACACATGTTTTTATAGCTTAGGCTCTAAGAAGTGCAAGTCTTTGTGCAAAACACATATGCTAGAAAAGCatttaaactaaaactaaaaGCATTTAAACTAAAAGAGACAACCTGCAACAAGACAATATTAACCTAAAAGATGATTGTAGCAAGTATTAAATCACAAGCTCTGGAGAGCAAAATTGCTTAGATTTGGAGGTTCTTATGCTGAAACAAATTCTCAGCCTCCCATTATATGATGAATTGCATTACaagtttttattaaattaaaaatctcaaTTAAAAACCAACATTATACGTACTAGGGAAAGCTACAAGAGAACACGTGAAGCAAAACTTGTGAAGAAAACTTACCTTCAGTTAGTATTCCCACAGAAATTATCTCCCCAGGAGGAGAGCCATGATACCAGTGTCTCAGTACAGTGGCTACCCCATGAGCATGTAACATTCCTACACTGTGACAGACCCGGGAACTCAGTGAAGACTGTGCAGATAGAAATGCTGAATGGATCCACTCACTAccaacaaaaaaagggaaaaataaaagaagaaaaaactaagATGACTGCAGGAAGGGTAgttttctagaggaaaaaagaacTAAACTTGGgggtagaaaaaaattattcaaacttCGCTGCTGAAGGCAAGGCacttaaagacagaaaaaataggGTCTAATAAAAATACGCTCAAAAGGTAACAACCAGCACTACTTATGTATGAAAGTTAAGTAATTTATTCGTCGTAAcctctattattattattatttatatgcaTTATTGTCTTATGTAAGAACCCAGCCGTGAACCATAATCCCCCTGTGCTACGCATAGTACACATATAGAACAAAGGAAATGTCTGCTGTCCAGTAAATGCTAGGTTTAGACCAGAGTGGGAGCTCCGTATAGCCAGGCCTGAGCGTAGGTCACATCTGCTGCCCTCTCACTGCACCCATCCTTTCTCTGCTAGTTTTCTTTCTCCAAGAAGCTCTCTAGCTGCCAGGTATTCTTTTTACATATGTTAACAAATTGTCTGGTTTAGGAAACTAACAACATTCGTGTGCTCAGGCCATGTGTTCACTTGAATTCAGGTACTTAGATGTAGATGTATGTTTAATATTATTTCAAAGTTTCTTCATGCATACTAGACATCTACATCACTACCTAGACTTCCGTTACTTCTTATAGGCTGCTCAggacatgacagaagagaaaCACACTTAATATGTGGGAAAATATAGTTACAAAGTTGGCAGGATAGTCAGAACTATGTGTAGCACTAGGAACTACTCAACTTCTACTGCAGGCTGAGTACTTCAACTTGAATTTTCATCTATCTACTGTGCTAGTCAATAAAGACAaatcttgaaaataaatgtcttgaaGTTTATTACACAGTTCAGCTAAACATGGATTAAAAGCAGATatttagttttactttaaaaaagaaatctgtactGTACCTATCATAAATCACATTCAACAAAGGACATGGAAAATTAGCTGGGCCCCAGATAGCACAGTCATATCCATAAAGTTTTGCATGTGACAAATCAATGTAGTTGCAGCCAGTAATATTGCCCCAAACAATCACGTCTTTAACTCCTGTAACAGAGGAAAATACACAGATTAAtgaagagacagacagacacttTCACAATGtaggctggactagatgaccttcagaaGTCCCCTTCAAGATGAATTATTCTTCAATTTAATGTCCCGCCTTGATAGAAGAAATTATTTGATCTGAAAAGTGCAACAAGGTTCTCCATAACATATGAAACTTCATCACAAGCTGAAAAGGGAACTTTAAGTTGTATCATGTTATTGTACATAATAGACAAAACCTAGTAAATGCTTAGTTAAGAACCTAATCATATTGCAAATATGCAAATATTGCAAATAACAAATCATATTGCAAACATACAGCAATGTTCCTCTGAAAATCCTGTACATGCAAATATAGAATACctaacagcaaaaaaaataattaaaaaaaaagtatttgctttgaTGCAGTAGGAACTTCTCAAATAACCTGCTAATTCAGCCtattaacttaatttttttattttattaggcTCCAAAATATCTAGACTTGTCATTGATGACCAGTTCCTACCCCTGCAACACTGCAAGAATCCTGATGCTGAGCAGGCTGTTGGAGCACACCTTTGCTGTGCAGTGCAGAATCAATGCAAATACAATCAAGCTATAACAATTGACCTGAGAAAGCCAGCTAATTAACTCAGAACTAATACTACAACACAGTTCTATGCTCTCATTATCTGCACAGCAGTATGTTGTCATGTTTATTCACAGCTAGTTTGTGTGTCTTCAAAAATAACAATGCTCTGTAGAGTGCAAACACAATCTTGAAGTCCTAGATCTTGATCTGCAACACAGCTCAGTCCTTCTTAGGGTATTTCTAGCATGAAATACACACCAGAATGGCAGGGCTGCGTCCAGGAGTTTAGCAAAAGAATTGACGTTCATGGGATCAGGCACAGATCCAGATAGCATTAAGCAGAGAGAATGGTAGCACCTGCTCGTGACACCCAGGCATTCTGCACAGCCATGCAATTCAGTGCATGCACTGCTGTGCTTGCATTTCTGCACACCCATCAACTGTGTTCTGCAATGAAATATGTACTCTCAAACGTGTGTCCACCCACTGAATTCCCCAGGTGCTATCAGAACACACAAATATTCACCTGCCGTGTTCATATTCAGCTTCCTGGCCAGCATGGCTCTAGCTGCATTTTCCCAGGGCGTTGCAACAGCAATGACATTTGCAGGCTTAATGGATGGGCCATATGTCATAATCATCATCGCCTTGAGGTTTACAAAGGTTTTTCCTGATGAAATGACTCTGACCTCACTCTTGGCATTCTTCTCAATCAGGGGAGCATACACTTGACAAATTTCATTCACTTCTCTGATGTAGTTCTCAAGGGATCGGACTTCACGGTTTAAGAGGACATCATCAAGAACAATGATAATATCAGCTTGAATAAAAGCCTCATCTATTTCAGTGTGCTCTGAAATACTGTAGAGGAGTGGGAACGCCATGTCTTCAGCTTCCATTACAATACCACAAAGAACTTCCTTAAACTGCTTGGTGTCAAGCAAATGGATACTGATTTCTGTGGTCATCCCAAACACTTCTCCACTTGCCAACAGAGGGATCAGCTGATAACAGATTGGAGCTGATGCACTGATAAGGATATAGAAGAATTATAGTTAATGACTAACCACCGCTTGTTTGGAtgtattacaaaaataaacacaaagatctttcttttatatttgaTCATGTTTAAATAGACCATTAGCTTGGATCCTTCATTGCTATTTCTGCCATTTTAACAGGTTGAAAATTAAAACGGTTTGCTCCTCCTTTCATTTGAAGTTTTTTTCCATCCTATACATTTCAGTCTATACTGTCACTTCAAAATTGGTGTCTTTAAAGAAccacaatttttttaaaggtgctCTGTTAGGACTaccagaaatacagaaatttccAAAGCTAGAACTGCAAGAGAGTCTTTACTTACTTAAGTATTACCAAAACCATTTAATGCAAGATAGTTGCACCACAAAATTCCTAGcttattttggaaatatttgcttttcccTGAGGTGATCTGGGGTCTAAATGTCGCCTGTTCACATCCCTCACACTGGTACAAAAGTAGCAAAAGTATAAAGAATTTCTAAATTATAGACTGAATGCTCATAGTGGGGGGCGCAGAACCTAATTCAAATCAGCAAATTACAGGAATTCGTGTATAACTTCAGATGGTCACATGCGTTATACATGAtagaaaaaaaagtgcatttttctgAAGTTGAGTGAAACTTCATAGATATTCTTTTTACTCGCACCTGGTGATCCAGATCTGCAAAGGCCTGATAAGACTTTTaatctcttcctcctctttttccatttcaataTGCGCCTGCAGGTTTTCCTCAGCTATGTCTGACATTTCCTCACTCAACATCATTGAGGTGATGCCGTAGTAGTGCTAAGAACAAAAAGGATGACCTCTAAGCAAATGACAACCCAACCGCAGCAAGGTAACATTAGAAAGGATagctttattttacatttgaagGAGGAATAAAGAATAACAAtgttatataaaaatgtaaaatgcaggTTTACAGTATTAAAGGCAGCTCATTACCTGAACATATTCCAGAAAATCTTTAATTCCTCCCAAAAGCAGACCTTTCCCTCCACGGTCCAACAGTTCTCTCCAAATGATAGGAGACTGTCTGTGTTCCCATCCATTCATTTCACAAATGTCATGAAGCCACTGCTAATGTAAACATTCCCACCAAAAAAGGTTTTAATACTTTTCCACATTTGATAACAAATATTACagttataaacatttttattatttcctcttAATGCCAAATTACAAGGTGCTTCACAACTTACTCATGTACCAGTGTGTGCAAAATAGGGGGGGGGAATAAACACAAAGCAAGGCATGGTGATAGACTGCAATACCTCACAAAAGAATAAAAGGTCTTACTTCTGCTTGATTTTACTGCTATAATTTTACTCAGTTGTCTTAGTGGTACAGTAGTGAAGATAGCAATGGTGTGAAGCTGCAAGTAATCCGAGGATTCCTATTTAGCCACAGAAGGTAAGTAAACTGCAGATGTTAACTGC belongs to Athene noctua chromosome 7, bAthNoc1.hap1.1, whole genome shotgun sequence and includes:
- the MDH1B gene encoding putative malate dehydrogenase 1B isoform X2; the encoded protein is MAKVVLAGKANCPYYAKAELLADYLQVNLPDFRVHKITQHPDKWEQWLHDICEMNGWEHRQSPIIWRELLDRGGKGLLLGGIKDFLEYVQHYYGITSMMLSEEMSDIAEENLQAHIEMEKEEEEIKSLIRPLQIWITSASAPICYQLIPLLASGEVFGMTTEISIHLLDTKQFKEVLCGIVMEAEDMAFPLLYSISEHTEIDEAFIQADIIIVLDDVLLNREVRSLENYIREVNEICQVYAPLIEKNAKSEVRVISSGKTFVNLKAMMIMTYGPSIKPANVIAVATPWENAARAMLARKLNMNTAGVKDVIVWGNITGCNYIDLSHAKLYGYDCAIWGPANFPCPLLNVIYDSEWIHSAFLSAQSSLSSRVCHSVGMLHAHGVATVLRHWYHGSPPGEIISVGILTEGQFCVPEGIVFSMPVRFQNGKAHCTKGNKRNASIWSW
- the MDH1B gene encoding putative malate dehydrogenase 1B isoform X1, with product MAKVVLAGKANCPYYAKAELLADYLQVNLPDFRVHKITQHPDKWEQWLHDICEMNGWEHRQSPIIWRELLDRGGKGLLLGGIKDFLEYVQHYYGITSMMLSEEMSDIAEENLQAHIEMEKEEEEIKSLIRPLQIWITSASAPICYQLIPLLASGEVFGMTTEISIHLLDTKQFKEVLCGIVMEAEDMAFPLLYSISEHTEIDEAFIQADIIIVLDDVLLNREVRSLENYIREVNEICQVYAPLIEKNAKSEVRVISSGKTFVNLKAMMIMTYGPSIKPANVIAVATPWENAARAMLARKLNMNTAGVKDVIVWGNITGCNYIDLSHAKLYGYDCAIWGPANFPCPLLNVIYDSEWIHSAFLSAQSSLSSRVCHSVGMLHAHGVATVLRHWYHGSPPGEIISVGILTEGQFCVPEGIVFSMPVRFQNGNWEVVTELEINETTQEVLGRLAHELIQEKLIALKEIKEMHPYGAGKITSKNYLHQDVCCEQHSFKNKTFRTLS
- the MDH1B gene encoding putative malate dehydrogenase 1B isoform X3 produces the protein MNGWEHRQSPIIWRELLDRGGKGLLLGGIKDFLEYVQHYYGITSMMLSEEMSDIAEENLQAHIEMEKEEEEIKSLIRPLQIWITSASAPICYQLIPLLASGEVFGMTTEISIHLLDTKQFKEVLCGIVMEAEDMAFPLLYSISEHTEIDEAFIQADIIIVLDDVLLNREVRSLENYIREVNEICQVYAPLIEKNAKSEVRVISSGKTFVNLKAMMIMTYGPSIKPANVIAVATPWENAARAMLARKLNMNTAGVKDVIVWGNITGCNYIDLSHAKLYGYDCAIWGPANFPCPLLNVIYDSEWIHSAFLSAQSSLSSRVCHSVGMLHAHGVATVLRHWYHGSPPGEIISVGILTEGQFCVPEGIVFSMPVRFQNGNWEVVTELEINETTQEVLGRLAHELIQEKLIALKEIKEMHPYGAGKITSKNYLHQETETLPTGSL